TCTCGCGGTTTAATACAGTATAGGCGCGGTACAACTGTTCTGTGAAAATAAGTCTTACCAGCTGATGTGGGAAGGTAAGCGGAGAAAGGGATAGCTGCATCTGCGCCCGTTGCAGCAAAGACGGATCTATACCGAAGGCGCCACCGATCAGGATGATCAGCTGCCTGGTACCGGCATTGGTGCGTTGTTGCAGAAAATCTGAAAACTGGATAGTTGTCATCATCTTTCCTTTTTCATCCAGTGCCAGCAAATAATCTGTGGGCTGTAGCAGGTCCATGATTATTTTGGCTTCCTGTTTTTTGAGTTCAGGAACGGATAGACTGGCAGCCTGTTTTACAGTAGGGATGAGTTTTACATCAAAATCCACGTAATGTTGCAACCTTTTTTGAAATACAGCGATGCCTTCCCTGATGTAGGGATCATGTTCTTTTCCTATGCTCCAGAGTTGAATTTTCACGCGTAATAATGATTAAACAATTCTTGTAAAAGTAAGTGTAAACCAGGAGATTATGGGGATTTATTACAAAGAATTTGACATTTTCGGAAAATCTCATACCTTTGCCATCCTATCATTATAATGGCTCCGTAGCTCAATTGAATAGAGCATCTGACTACGGATCAGAAGGTTTCTGGTTTGAATCCAGACGGGGTCACAAATCATTTTAATTAAAGCCGCTACTATAGCGGCTTTTGCTTTGTGGTGGCTATTCTTAATAGCTACGTAAGCACGATTTAACCCAAGCTGCACCTATCAATCACGCCACATATATTTACAACGCATTTACAATGCGTATTTACAATGTAAATTTCTAATTATGGCTACAGTAAAGGTTATTCTAAAGACTCATCGCAAAAAAGACGATGGTACATTCCCCCTGTGTATTAGAATTAGCAATGAAGGTAAGAGCAGATATAAATATATCGGCTTCTCGGTTAAAACTGAACAATTTAAAGAGGGGATATCCGACTGGATAAGGAGGCATCCGGATGCACTTTATATAAATTCAATCGCCGAGGATGAACGATCTAAAATAATGGAGAAGATTACTAGGCTAAGATTGGATAATAGACCATTTGA
The Chitinophaga sp. MM2321 DNA segment above includes these coding regions:
- a CDS encoding 23S rRNA (pseudouridine(1915)-N(3))-methyltransferase RlmH, translated to MKIQLWSIGKEHDPYIREGIAVFQKRLQHYVDFDVKLIPTVKQAASLSVPELKKQEAKIIMDLLQPTDYLLALDEKGKMMTTIQFSDFLQQRTNAGTRQLIILIGGAFGIDPSLLQRAQMQLSLSPLTFPHQLVRLIFTEQLYRAYTVLNREKYHHQ